A genomic segment from Flavobacterium sp. 9R encodes:
- the gldF gene encoding gliding motility-associated ABC transporter permease subunit GldF, whose protein sequence is MKSIVLREIKSFFGSPVGYLVIALFLLINGLFLWLFEGDYNILNSGFADMTPFFTLSPWILLFLIPAVTMRSFSDEKRQGTLELLLTKPLSIWEIATGKFLGALFLIVIAIVPTFLYVYVISSLGFPEGNIDMGSTIGSYFGLLFLISGYTAIGIFTSTLSENQIVAFIIAVFLCFVFYFGFDGLATLFNEWSTSITVFGMQDHFKSMSRGVLDTRDILYFVSLTLLFLSFTVYNLTSFKA, encoded by the coding sequence ATGAAATCAATCGTATTACGAGAAATAAAATCCTTTTTTGGCTCACCCGTTGGCTATTTGGTCATTGCCTTGTTTTTACTAATTAATGGGTTATTCCTGTGGTTATTTGAGGGCGATTATAACATTCTCAATTCGGGTTTTGCAGACATGACCCCTTTTTTCACTCTATCTCCTTGGATCCTTCTTTTTTTAATTCCAGCAGTTACAATGAGAAGTTTTTCCGATGAAAAAAGACAAGGCACACTAGAATTGCTTTTGACCAAACCTTTGAGTATTTGGGAGATTGCTACAGGTAAATTTTTGGGAGCCTTGTTCTTAATTGTAATCGCCATAGTACCCACCTTCCTTTATGTATATGTTATTTCTAGTCTGGGATTTCCAGAAGGCAATATTGATATGGGAAGTACCATTGGCTCTTATTTTGGCTTACTTTTTCTGATCAGTGGTTATACTGCGATTGGTATTTTCACTTCTACCCTTTCTGAAAATCAGATTGTAGCCTTTATTATTGCCGTTTTTTTATGTTTCGTTTTCTATTTTGGATTTGACGGTTTAGCCACTCTTTTTAATGAATGGAGCACCTCTATTACCGTTTTTGGTATGCAAGATCACTTTAAGAGTATGAGTCGTGGCGTTTTGGATACTCGAGACATTCTTTATTTTGTCAGCCTTACCCTTTTATTTTTATCCTTTACCGTTTATAATCTAACCTCTTTTAAAGCATAA
- the dnaN gene encoding DNA polymerase III subunit beta, translating to MKFIVSSSYLLKQLQVLGNVINSSNTLPILDNFLFELDNNQLTVSASDLETTMSASLAIDSTSKGSVAVPAKLLLEILKTFPEQPLTFTVEENSTIEISSNSGKYALAYAPGEEFPKAVQLDEPSVTLVPADVLATAISKTIFAAGNDDLRPVMSGVFFQFSPQGLIFVATDAHKLVKYARTDVTASEVADFIMPKKPLNILKSILSSSDAEVKIEYNDSNATFSFDNYILMCRLIDGKYPNYEAVIPKENPNKLIIDRTLFLSSVRRVAIFSNKTTHQIRLKIAGAELNVSAEDIDYSNKAEERLTCDYQGDDMQIGYNSRFLTEMLTNLQSDMIMLEMSLPNRAGILTPVDGLEEGETVTMLVMPVMLNS from the coding sequence ATGAAATTTATAGTATCGAGTTCGTACTTATTAAAACAGTTGCAAGTATTAGGTAATGTAATCAACAGCAGCAATACCTTACCCATTTTAGATAATTTTTTATTTGAATTAGACAATAATCAATTAACCGTATCTGCTTCTGATTTAGAAACTACAATGTCAGCTTCGTTAGCGATAGATTCAACCAGCAAAGGAAGTGTTGCAGTACCGGCTAAATTGCTTTTGGAAATCTTAAAAACGTTTCCTGAGCAGCCGTTAACATTTACAGTAGAAGAAAATAGTACTATAGAGATTAGTTCTAATTCAGGGAAATATGCTTTGGCTTATGCTCCTGGCGAAGAGTTTCCTAAAGCCGTTCAATTGGACGAACCTTCAGTAACACTAGTTCCTGCCGATGTACTAGCTACTGCTATTAGCAAAACTATTTTTGCAGCAGGTAATGATGATTTACGTCCAGTAATGTCTGGAGTATTTTTTCAATTTTCACCACAAGGATTGATTTTTGTAGCAACAGATGCCCATAAGTTGGTAAAGTACGCTCGTACAGACGTTACGGCTTCTGAAGTAGCCGATTTCATTATGCCTAAAAAGCCATTGAATATTTTAAAAAGTATTCTTTCTTCTTCAGATGCTGAAGTAAAAATTGAATACAACGATAGCAATGCTACTTTCTCTTTTGACAATTACATTTTGATGTGTCGTTTAATTGACGGAAAATACCCAAATTATGAAGCCGTTATTCCAAAAGAAAACCCAAACAAGTTAATCATCGACCGTACATTGTTCTTAAGTTCAGTACGTCGTGTGGCTATCTTTTCTAACAAAACAACACACCAAATTCGTTTGAAAATTGCTGGTGCCGAATTGAACGTATCCGCAGAAGATATTGATTACTCCAACAAAGCCGAAGAGCGTTTGACTTGTGATTATCAAGGAGACGATATGCAAATTGGCTACAACTCTCGATTCTTAACCGAGATGTTGACCAATCTTCAATCAGATATGATTATGCTTGAAATGTCTTTACCAAACCGTGCTGGAATTTTAACTCCAGTAGATGGCTTAGAAGAAGGCGAAACCGTTACTATGCTTGTAATGCCAGTAATGCTTAACAGCTAA
- the ccsA gene encoding cytochrome c biogenesis protein, which yields MDKKYYSFLFSTRLMAILFIAYAVAMATGTFIESKYNTDTAKIWIYNAWWFEAIHVFFLINFFGNIKRYQLLKKEKWATLLLHLAFIFIIIGAFITRYISYEGMMPIREGATESRIYSDKTFLTVFVDGEYQGQPRRRTFEKAVLLSPVTSNDFTIANNFADIPFEVKYENFIMGAKKYIKPDPKGTLYLKIVEAGEGGREEHFLKEGEVQNIHNVLYALNKFTEGAINITTTGENYTIQTPFEGNFMRMADKLQGKVNKDVVQPLMIRSLYSIGEKRIVFPEPAVKGVIAYESNNDFKAKNHEDALEVSITSQGKTEKVTVLGSKGKVGDVKTVKIGKLDFAIFYGSKEYQLPFKVKLNDFIATKYPGTEKSYSAFESQVTVLDGKENFDARIYMNHVLDHKQYRFFQSGFDPDEKGTILSVNHDFWGTNITYLGYFLLYFAMMAILFTKHSRFGDLKRKLDVIKNKKAKLLAIFLLFFGVQGFAQTHEGHNHTEGDGHNHEQAVVHTRKAPTEAELDELLKTNTVKAEHAAKFGRLIIQDAGGRMKPINTFSSELLRKVSHENTFKGMNSDQVFLSMTQFANIWLEVPLIYITPKNDSIRKIIGIDSKAKFAPFISFFDEKGNYKLSPYLDAAYKAANPNQFEKDFIETDKKVNLMESALSGRILKIFPIPNHENSKWVSYLELNEAGLKGMDSTYTKSILPLYFGTLNNAIKTQSYDTSDELLESINGYQKKFGAKVRPSEEKIDLEIAYNKYDVFQKLPYAYLFGAIMMLIFTIIQIFKDRKGLRIVINGFHIFIGLLFALHTLGLIARWYISGHAPWSNAYESIIYIAWATMFFGLAFDRKSKLTVASSAFVTAMILAAAYMNWIDPEIANLQPVLNSYWLMIHVAVIVASYGPFALGMILGFVSLLLIFFTNDKNKEKMDLNIQELTYINEMALTIGLVMLTIGNFLGGQWANESWGRYWGWDPKETWALISIMVYAFVIHMRFVPSLRGKWVFNLMSLFAFLSILFTYYGVNFHLVGLHSYASGEAKSLSWIWYSLGAFSLIGLLTYPKYKKYYKK from the coding sequence ATGGATAAAAAATACTACTCCTTTTTATTTTCAACACGATTAATGGCAATCCTTTTTATTGCCTATGCAGTAGCAATGGCAACTGGAACATTTATCGAGAGCAAATACAATACTGACACGGCAAAAATTTGGATTTATAACGCATGGTGGTTTGAGGCTATTCATGTGTTTTTCTTGATTAATTTCTTTGGAAACATCAAAAGATACCAATTGTTGAAAAAAGAAAAATGGGCAACTTTATTGCTGCATTTGGCTTTCATTTTTATTATAATCGGCGCATTCATTACACGCTATATTAGCTACGAAGGCATGATGCCAATTAGAGAAGGTGCTACAGAAAGCCGAATCTATTCTGACAAAACCTTTTTGACGGTTTTTGTCGATGGAGAATACCAAGGACAACCTAGACGCCGAACTTTTGAAAAAGCAGTGCTATTATCACCAGTTACTTCTAATGATTTTACCATCGCCAATAATTTTGCAGATATCCCTTTCGAAGTGAAATACGAAAACTTCATTATGGGAGCAAAAAAATACATCAAGCCTGATCCAAAAGGAACACTGTATTTAAAAATAGTGGAAGCGGGTGAAGGAGGAAGAGAAGAACATTTTTTAAAAGAAGGTGAAGTGCAAAATATACACAATGTTTTGTACGCATTGAATAAATTCACAGAAGGTGCGATAAACATAACAACGACTGGAGAAAACTACACCATACAAACACCATTTGAAGGAAATTTTATGCGTATGGCGGATAAGTTACAAGGAAAAGTAAACAAAGACGTGGTGCAACCCTTAATGATTCGTTCTCTTTATTCTATTGGAGAAAAACGAATTGTTTTCCCAGAGCCTGCTGTTAAAGGGGTAATTGCTTACGAATCAAACAATGATTTTAAAGCTAAAAACCATGAAGATGCTCTTGAAGTGAGCATTACCTCACAAGGTAAAACGGAAAAAGTTACGGTCTTGGGGTCTAAAGGAAAAGTAGGGGATGTTAAAACGGTAAAGATTGGAAAATTGGATTTTGCTATTTTCTATGGTAGTAAAGAATACCAATTGCCGTTCAAAGTTAAATTAAACGATTTTATAGCTACCAAATATCCAGGGACTGAAAAAAGTTATTCCGCATTCGAAAGTCAAGTCACTGTTTTGGATGGCAAAGAAAATTTTGACGCGCGTATTTATATGAACCATGTTTTGGATCACAAGCAATATCGCTTCTTTCAATCGGGTTTCGATCCTGATGAAAAAGGAACCATTCTTTCGGTAAACCATGATTTCTGGGGAACAAACATTACGTATTTAGGATACTTTCTATTGTATTTTGCCATGATGGCAATCTTATTTACAAAACATTCTCGTTTTGGCGATTTAAAAAGAAAACTAGATGTAATAAAAAACAAGAAAGCTAAGTTATTGGCTATCTTCTTGTTGTTTTTTGGTGTACAAGGATTTGCACAAACGCACGAAGGGCATAATCATACCGAAGGTGATGGGCATAATCACGAACAAGCAGTGGTGCATACCCGAAAAGCGCCAACGGAAGCCGAATTGGATGAGCTGTTAAAAACCAATACGGTCAAAGCAGAACACGCGGCTAAATTTGGGCGATTGATTATTCAAGATGCCGGTGGAAGGATGAAACCTATCAATACTTTTTCATCTGAATTGTTGCGAAAAGTGAGTCATGAAAATACCTTTAAAGGAATGAATTCGGATCAGGTTTTCTTATCGATGACGCAATTTGCGAATATTTGGTTGGAAGTGCCTTTGATTTATATTACGCCAAAAAACGATAGTATCCGCAAAATCATTGGTATAGACAGTAAAGCCAAGTTTGCACCTTTTATTTCATTTTTTGATGAAAAAGGGAACTACAAATTGTCTCCTTATTTGGACGCAGCATACAAAGCAGCGAATCCAAATCAATTTGAAAAAGATTTCATCGAAACGGATAAAAAAGTGAATTTGATGGAATCGGCATTAAGTGGACGTATCCTGAAAATTTTCCCGATTCCTAATCATGAAAATTCAAAATGGGTTTCCTATTTAGAATTGAATGAAGCTGGGCTAAAAGGAATGGATTCTACTTATACCAAGAGCATTTTGCCCCTGTATTTTGGAACACTTAATAATGCCATTAAAACCCAATCCTATGACACTTCTGATGAGTTGTTAGAAAGTATCAATGGGTATCAAAAGAAATTTGGTGCAAAAGTTCGACCTTCAGAGGAAAAGATTGACCTTGAAATTGCCTACAATAAGTATGATGTGTTTCAAAAATTACCTTATGCCTATTTGTTTGGGGCGATTATGATGTTGATTTTTACCATCATTCAAATATTTAAAGATAGAAAGGGGTTACGCATAGTTATTAATGGATTCCATATTTTTATTGGACTTTTGTTTGCTCTTCATACGCTAGGTTTGATTGCCAGATGGTACATTTCTGGACACGCACCTTGGAGTAATGCATACGAATCCATCATTTATATTGCTTGGGCCACTATGTTCTTTGGATTGGCTTTTGATAGAAAATCAAAACTAACGGTAGCTTCATCAGCATTTGTTACGGCTATGATTTTAGCTGCAGCATATATGAATTGGATTGATCCAGAGATAGCCAACTTACAACCAGTTTTGAATTCGTATTGGTTAATGATTCACGTTGCGGTAATTGTAGCGAGTTATGGACCATTTGCGCTAGGTATGATTCTAGGGTTTGTTTCTTTGTTGTTGATTTTCTTTACCAACGATAAGAACAAAGAAAAAATGGATTTGAACATCCAAGAGTTGACTTATATCAACGAAATGGCATTGACAATAGGTTTGGTAATGCTAACGATTGGGAATTTCTTGGGAGGACAATGGGCCAATGAAAGCTGGGGACGTTACTGGGGTTGGGATCCAAAAGAAACTTGGGCTTTGATCAGTATTATGGTGTATGCTTTTGTAATTCACATGCGATTCGTTCCTTCATTGAGAGGAAAATGGGTGTTCAATTTAATGAGTTTGTTTGCTTTTCTTTCCATTTTGTTCACGTACTATGGGGTGAACTTTCACCTAGTTGGTTTGCATTCTTATGCGAGTGGTGAAGCAAAATCCTTAAGCTGGATTTGGTATTCATTAGGAGCTTTCTCTTTGATAGGATTGCTTACTTACCCTAAATACAAAAAGTATTACAAGAAATAA
- the gldG gene encoding gliding motility-associated ABC transporter substrate-binding protein GldG — MKASIKNNRKQLLYTFGVVLALHLLGSFFFYRFDLTKDKRYTLSATSLHILKEVKNPLSVKIYMAGDLPAEFKRLQQETKQILEEFQAYNSNIVFEFVDPMENQEENMALVKDLYRKGLTPINITVDDKGKQSQALVFPWAIATYDNKEVSIPLLKNQMGTSTTQKVIGSVQHLEYSFSDAFNKITKAKQKKVAIIKGNGELKEAFIAKFLLQVRESYFIAPFTLDSVAKNPEGSLQALKEYDLAVIAKPTEAFSESEKQVLDQYLMHGGKTIWLVDQVVAEMDSLYNPSGASLAYPRDLNVNDLFFKYGVRLNPDLVKDEQGSPIQLASGEPGSATRFQQFNWKYAPLVTPTSKHPIVKNLGGIKFDFANSIDTLKNKIKKTVLLQSSPYSKRIGTPTPINLSMVSESTSPADYPNTGGIPMAVLLEGSFHSVFENRVKAFEQANFQSTSQPTKMIVISDGDILRNQLDKNQLPVELGYDQRSGNLYDNKDFLMNSVNYLLDDSGLINIRSKDLALPLLDKEKVYTNYSTIQVLTIGLPILILGIFGLVFTYVRKRKYAR; from the coding sequence ATGAAGGCTTCTATAAAAAACAATCGTAAACAGCTGCTCTATACTTTTGGGGTAGTATTGGCTTTGCACCTATTAGGTTCCTTTTTCTTTTATCGTTTTGATTTGACAAAAGACAAAAGATACACCCTTTCTGCTACTTCTTTACATATACTTAAGGAAGTTAAAAATCCACTCTCCGTTAAGATTTATATGGCGGGAGATTTACCTGCAGAATTCAAGCGTTTACAGCAAGAAACCAAACAAATTCTGGAAGAATTTCAGGCTTACAACAGCAATATTGTTTTTGAATTTGTTGATCCGATGGAAAATCAAGAAGAGAATATGGCTCTCGTTAAAGATTTGTACCGAAAAGGATTGACTCCCATTAACATCACTGTGGATGACAAAGGAAAACAATCCCAAGCTTTGGTTTTTCCTTGGGCGATTGCCACTTATGACAACAAGGAGGTTTCGATTCCCTTACTTAAAAACCAAATGGGAACCTCTACTACTCAAAAAGTAATTGGTTCGGTTCAGCATTTAGAATATTCCTTTTCGGATGCTTTTAATAAAATCACCAAAGCCAAACAGAAAAAAGTTGCCATTATCAAAGGAAATGGTGAGCTAAAAGAAGCCTTTATTGCTAAATTTTTATTGCAAGTAAGAGAGAGCTACTTCATTGCCCCATTTACACTTGACTCAGTAGCAAAGAATCCTGAAGGAAGTTTGCAAGCCCTCAAAGAATATGATTTAGCTGTAATTGCTAAACCAACAGAAGCTTTTAGCGAAAGCGAAAAACAAGTTTTAGATCAGTACCTGATGCATGGCGGAAAAACGATTTGGTTGGTCGATCAGGTTGTTGCAGAAATGGATAGTCTTTACAATCCATCAGGAGCGAGTCTTGCCTACCCAAGAGATTTGAATGTCAATGATTTATTCTTTAAATATGGCGTTCGTCTTAACCCTGATTTGGTAAAAGACGAGCAAGGAAGTCCAATACAATTGGCTTCAGGAGAACCTGGTAGTGCTACCCGCTTTCAACAATTCAATTGGAAATACGCGCCATTGGTTACTCCAACGAGCAAGCATCCCATTGTAAAAAACTTAGGCGGTATCAAATTTGATTTTGCGAATTCAATTGACACGCTCAAAAACAAAATCAAAAAAACGGTTTTATTGCAATCGTCTCCCTATTCTAAGCGCATAGGAACCCCAACTCCCATTAACTTATCAATGGTTTCCGAAAGCACTAGCCCGGCAGACTATCCCAATACAGGAGGAATTCCGATGGCGGTTCTATTAGAAGGCTCTTTCCATTCTGTTTTCGAGAATCGCGTAAAAGCTTTTGAACAAGCTAATTTTCAATCCACTAGCCAACCTACTAAAATGATTGTGATCTCAGATGGCGATATCCTTAGAAATCAATTGGATAAAAATCAGCTCCCCGTAGAGTTAGGTTATGATCAACGCTCGGGAAATCTCTACGATAACAAAGATTTTCTGATGAATAGTGTCAATTATTTATTGGACGATAGTGGACTTATTAACATTAGAAGCAAAGATTTAGCCCTTCCTCTATTGGATAAAGAAAAAGTATATACCAATTACAGTACAATTCAAGTCCTAACTATCGGGCTTCCAATTCTAATTTTAGGTATTTTCGGACTAGTGTTTACCTATGTCCGCAAACGCAAATACGCCCGCTAA
- a CDS encoding acyl-[acyl-carrier-protein] thioesterase — MPISPNFTSILSKNWEINFTQCAPNGYLKYTELCNLLQLTAAAHSELGGISFADMQEFHQAWVLSRMRVEIEALPKWGDTVTVTTWINSLENSRSIRALEVHVNGKKIVGSETFWAVFNTQKRRPEPLALPYEHFELYPDKKATATSFSKIDLTHAKSVLFEKKVSLSDLDIVNHANNVKYLEWCLDLVDPKLLLQQKVESFEMNFLKELSLNDSVQIHENIEEKDTIFSITKEDKTCFALQLHFN, encoded by the coding sequence ATGCCTATATCTCCTAATTTCACTTCGATTTTATCCAAAAACTGGGAAATCAATTTTACGCAATGTGCACCCAATGGGTATTTAAAATATACCGAATTGTGTAATTTGCTCCAATTAACCGCTGCAGCCCATTCTGAACTTGGAGGCATCAGCTTTGCCGATATGCAAGAGTTCCATCAAGCGTGGGTTTTGAGCAGAATGCGAGTAGAAATCGAGGCGTTGCCTAAATGGGGAGATACCGTTACGGTGACCACTTGGATTAATTCTTTGGAAAACTCACGTTCGATAAGAGCTTTGGAAGTACATGTAAATGGAAAAAAAATAGTGGGTTCTGAGACATTTTGGGCGGTATTTAATACGCAAAAAAGACGTCCAGAGCCACTTGCTTTACCTTATGAACATTTTGAATTGTATCCAGATAAGAAAGCAACTGCAACCAGCTTTTCTAAAATAGACCTTACGCATGCGAAGTCGGTCCTTTTTGAAAAAAAAGTAAGCCTTTCTGACTTAGATATCGTGAACCACGCCAACAATGTAAAGTATCTAGAATGGTGTTTGGATTTGGTTGACCCAAAATTATTGTTGCAGCAAAAAGTAGAAAGTTTTGAAATGAATTTTTTAAAAGAGCTATCACTGAATGACAGTGTGCAAATTCATGAAAACATAGAAGAAAAAGACACCATTTTCAGCATAACAAAAGAAGACAAAACTTGTTTTGCCCTGCAATTGCATTTTAACTAA
- a CDS encoding HAD family hydrolase codes for MAKSYKEIMNTITTFVFDVDGVLTDGSVFVNNSGEMLRTMNIRDGYALKTAIDCGYNVCIISGGSNEGVRVRLRNLGITDIHLGTPDKVATFDEYTDVYSIQPEQVLYMGDDIPDYHVMQLVGLPTCPQDACPEIKGISKYISHKNGGKGAVRDVIEQVMKVQGKWMESFDGKHD; via the coding sequence ATGGCAAAAAGCTATAAAGAAATAATGAATACTATAACTACGTTTGTTTTCGACGTAGATGGGGTGCTTACAGACGGGTCTGTGTTTGTCAACAACAGTGGCGAAATGCTACGAACAATGAATATACGTGATGGCTATGCACTTAAAACGGCAATAGACTGCGGCTATAATGTTTGCATCATTTCAGGAGGAAGCAATGAAGGAGTTCGAGTACGTTTGCGAAATTTAGGAATTACAGACATTCATCTTGGGACTCCAGATAAAGTTGCCACATTTGATGAATATACCGATGTTTATTCCATTCAACCCGAACAAGTGTTGTATATGGGAGACGATATTCCAGATTATCATGTGATGCAACTCGTTGGTTTACCCACCTGTCCACAAGATGCCTGTCCAGAAATAAAAGGCATTTCAAAATACATTTCACATAAAAATGGCGGAAAAGGTGCTGTTAGAGATGTGATAGAGCAAGTTATGAAAGTACAGGGCAAATGGATGGAAAGCTTTGATGGAAAACACGATTAA
- a CDS encoding DNA mismatch repair protein, producing MEIYIQKKASNEQKVKQLQKQYNQISFGRLLTVVVILFALYYYQKTNNASLLYIGACAFVGFFVLMRWHTRVAYQKKLSQAIVDCNADEIAFLERKSIPFENGAEYNDFQHPYAYDLDIFGPNSLFQSLNRTGTFMGKKRLAAHLLANTKADEIPHIQAAIKELREKLDWRQSFLATARVGQDNKSSYTRLLQWCSFNTKAVSKITTVLSYVLPIVLIGFVMGYLLTFNPIWLKYFSFLFVVNLVLAGSYVKRIMAENAHSSEINTMLDNYSQLFLKIENEDFSASKCKQLQQVLTVDGIQVSAKIKTLSSIFSNLDSTNNLVVSVLFNGLFLFNIHILKACLQWKKEHATNLENDLNVIGEFEMLNSLGNFSFNNPDFAFPKLNEEYKIAFESLSHPLLNPKTRVGNTIAFHPQSFIILTGSNMSGKSTFLRSLGVNMVLAGMGAPVCATQANVHPLPVLVSMRLSDSLSDSESYFFAEIKRLKQIMDGLDESPAFVLLDEILRGTNSDDKRSGTIEVVKKVIAKKAIGAIATHDIEVCLTTNEFPQILTNKCFEVEIKNDELHFDYQLREGICQNKSATFLMKKMGVI from the coding sequence ATGGAAATTTACATACAGAAGAAAGCAAGTAATGAACAGAAAGTAAAACAACTTCAAAAACAATACAATCAAATCAGTTTTGGGCGTTTGTTAACAGTTGTAGTGATACTGTTCGCTCTTTATTATTATCAAAAAACCAACAATGCAAGTTTACTTTATATAGGAGCTTGTGCATTTGTTGGTTTTTTTGTGCTCATGCGTTGGCATACCCGTGTGGCTTATCAAAAGAAACTTTCGCAAGCTATTGTCGATTGCAATGCCGATGAGATTGCTTTTTTGGAACGTAAAAGCATTCCTTTTGAAAATGGTGCCGAATACAATGATTTTCAGCATCCCTATGCCTATGATTTAGATATTTTTGGTCCAAATTCCTTGTTTCAAAGTCTAAACCGTACCGGTACATTTATGGGAAAAAAAAGGTTAGCGGCGCATCTGTTAGCCAATACTAAAGCCGATGAAATTCCACACATACAAGCAGCGATTAAGGAGTTACGCGAGAAGTTGGATTGGCGCCAATCTTTTTTGGCCACAGCTAGAGTAGGACAAGACAATAAAAGTAGTTATACTCGATTATTGCAATGGTGCAGTTTTAATACTAAGGCAGTTTCTAAAATTACAACGGTGTTATCGTATGTTTTACCCATTGTTTTGATCGGATTTGTAATGGGTTACCTTCTTACTTTCAACCCTATTTGGCTGAAGTATTTTTCCTTTTTATTTGTGGTGAACTTGGTACTTGCTGGTAGCTATGTGAAAAGAATCATGGCTGAAAATGCACATTCTTCTGAAATCAATACAATGCTAGACAATTATAGTCAGCTTTTCTTGAAAATAGAAAATGAAGATTTTAGTGCTAGTAAATGCAAACAGTTGCAACAGGTTTTGACGGTGGATGGGATTCAAGTTAGTGCTAAAATAAAGACATTATCCTCGATTTTTTCGAACTTAGATAGTACCAACAATTTGGTAGTTTCGGTTCTTTTTAATGGATTGTTTCTTTTTAACATTCATATCTTAAAAGCGTGCTTGCAGTGGAAAAAAGAACATGCTACGAATCTTGAAAACGATTTGAATGTAATTGGTGAGTTTGAAATGCTCAACAGCCTAGGTAATTTTTCCTTCAATAATCCTGATTTTGCTTTTCCAAAATTGAATGAGGAGTATAAAATTGCTTTCGAAAGTTTGAGTCATCCGCTATTGAATCCGAAAACTAGAGTAGGGAATACAATAGCTTTTCATCCTCAATCCTTTATAATTTTGACAGGCTCTAACATGTCGGGCAAAAGTACTTTTTTGAGAAGCTTGGGAGTCAATATGGTCTTAGCGGGAATGGGAGCGCCTGTTTGTGCCACACAAGCGAATGTACATCCTTTGCCGGTGTTAGTATCGATGCGATTATCGGATTCGTTATCGGACAGTGAATCCTACTTTTTTGCCGAAATCAAGCGACTCAAGCAAATTATGGATGGATTGGACGAAAGTCCTGCCTTTGTTTTATTGGATGAAATTTTACGTGGTACGAATTCCGATGATAAGCGAAGCGGAACTATTGAGGTGGTCAAAAAAGTAATTGCAAAGAAAGCGATTGGAGCAATTGCGACCCACGATATTGAAGTGTGTTTGACTACCAACGAATTTCCTCAAATTTTAACGAATAAATGTTTCGAAGTCGAAATTAAAAACGACGAATTGCATTTCGATTACCAATTGCGAGAAGGTATCTGCCAAAACAAGAGTGCTACCTTTTTGATGAAAAAGATGGGGGTCATTTAG
- a CDS encoding Rossmann-like and DUF2520 domain-containing protein translates to MIKVTLIGAGNVAQHLISTFLSASNIEIVQVFARNSATTIDGIAPHKIISRYSDLQVSDVYIIAVSDDAIATVSEQLPFENRLVVHTSGAAPLDSLNDKNRKGVFYPLQTFTKGKKVDFKTIPMCIEALEATDYVLLEKVANSISDAVHAINSHQRKALHVAAVFVNNFTNYLYQLGNEICLENHVPFDILKPLILETAEKLLTLSPKEAQTGPAKRNDVSTIAAHESFLSNENQSTIYKILTQSIQNHGKKL, encoded by the coding sequence ATGATTAAAGTAACACTTATTGGTGCAGGTAACGTTGCGCAACATCTTATTTCAACCTTTCTTTCGGCTTCGAATATTGAAATCGTGCAAGTTTTTGCTCGAAACAGCGCAACCACAATTGATGGAATTGCGCCTCACAAAATTATAAGCCGTTACAGTGATTTACAAGTCTCAGATGTTTATATAATTGCTGTATCTGATGACGCTATTGCTACCGTTTCAGAACAATTGCCATTTGAAAACCGCTTAGTAGTACATACCTCTGGTGCAGCCCCATTGGATTCCTTAAACGATAAAAATCGCAAAGGTGTTTTTTATCCTTTACAAACCTTTACCAAAGGAAAAAAAGTTGATTTCAAAACCATCCCAATGTGTATTGAGGCCTTGGAAGCAACTGATTATGTGCTTTTAGAAAAAGTAGCTAACTCCATTTCTGATGCTGTTCATGCTATCAATTCACACCAAAGAAAGGCGCTACATGTGGCCGCGGTATTTGTGAACAACTTTACCAACTATTTGTACCAACTTGGCAATGAAATTTGCCTAGAAAACCACGTTCCATTTGATATTTTAAAGCCGTTAATTTTAGAAACAGCCGAGAAATTATTGACCCTTTCGCCAAAAGAGGCACAAACTGGACCCGCTAAGCGCAATGATGTTTCCACCATTGCTGCACATGAATCCTTTTTGTCTAATGAAAATCAATCTACCATTTATAAAATCCTAACTCAATCCATACAAAACCATGGCAAAAAGCTATAA